The bacterium genome segment GGTCAAATTTTTACCTTTAGGTGGATGAATTCCGCCTTTTTTGAAAGTGGTAATCATCGCGCGGCCTCCCGCCGCCACAAACGAGCCTCGAGTATCGAGCCTCGATCCTCGATCCTCGATACTGGTTCCTTTACCCGCCTCGAGCACCATCGGAGGAACGGTTACCTTAAATGCTGTTCACCAACCCAAATAAAGTGTCCTCATTATAAACTAATTAGTCAGCAATGTCAAGCATTATTTCACGTAAGTGGATAAAAAGGACAGGTCTTACACCAGCCCTTTACCCGCTTGCTTTTTCTCCTCGAGTAACCGTTCAGGTATAGCTGCACGGATTAGCACGGATAAATAACACAGGACAGAAGGCGGAAGTGTAGGGACAGGGCTTGTCCCTGTCCGTGCTTGTCCATGTCCGTTCCGTAGACGGACAACCACAAGGGTTGTCCCTACAGCCTAAGGACAGACCCGAATCACGGACACGGCTCACGGATTTTCCGTGTTTCATCTGTGTGCATCTGTGGCTGAACGGTTACCTCCTCGAAGAAGCAAGCACCACAACTTACATGACTGGGCAATCCACAACACCGTGGCGGCTGCCAGGACCAGAGAAAGCATCAGCTTTATCTGGTTAATGATTACACCAAGACTTATCAAGCCTAAGATAATATCCCGGCCAAAATTCCAGACTACTTCTTTTTGAAGAAAAAGGGCGTCTAATCTCCCTATCCTTTCCGGATCGGCTTGCCTGATTTTGGCTGGAATAATGAGAAGGAAGGTTATGCCGGTGTAATAAATCAGAAAGTTGGAGAGAATGGCTAAAAAACCAAAGGCCAGTCCGGTCAGATTGGCGCCTTGAGAATAGTGGTTAAAAATCAGGGCGGCCAGGAAGGCAAAATCAAACAGCCGGTCTCCGACATGATCTATCCGTCTTAGATAAAGGTTGTTTAGCCCCCAGGTTCGAACAAGTCGAACGTCGGTGTAATCCAGAAGCAGATAGAGCTGAATCAGGATCGCTCCCTGGATGGATTGAGGCCACGGTTTGGTAAGGGCGATAATGGCCCATATCCCGGTCAGCCACGAGAGAATTAGCACGGCGCGGGCGCCGAGTCCAATTTTAAAAAAAAGCCGGGATAAAGGGTGGGAGAGTTCATCAAAAAGGCGTCCAGGGCCAACACCGTTGCCTCCCCTTAAATTCCCTTCCAGTTGGGCTAAAAGCTGGCTTCCTTCCAAAGAGAGCAGCCTTTTCATACCACGTGCCTCCTGAAATCCGTAACTATTCAGCCACTAAGGCACAAACTCGATGCTCGATGCTCGATCCTGGATACTGGATCCTTTACCAGCATCGAAGATCGAGCATCGAAGATCGAGGATCGAGCATCCAGCATCCAGCATCATGTGCTGAACGGTTACTTTTTATGATTGTCTCAAATTTCATAACATGTTCTAATTATTATCCTTTGATGAATCATTAACCACTGTGGCCACAATTTTGTTAACCCGCCCGCTAAACTCAGTTAGCCCTCCCCATCCAGCTTCGCCCCACTCGGTTGAACTTGGATTGAGATTAGATATGTCTTTTGTATTTCCGTCGGGAGTAAAGTAGTAAACCTTAGTTGTCTTCTGCCCGACTGATTCAGCAACACGTTTCATTGAATCCGACTTTCGGACCTCAAAAACTTCCAACAGTTTTGTGAAGTCAGCCTGACGGTCCGCGATAACACGCATAGCCCACACGACATCCAGAATGTGCGGCGAATGCGTGGAGAGACAGATTTTGTATCCTCTCCAAAGAAGCTCCAAAACCAGCAACAGGACGACCGAGATGGCATCCGGGTGCAGACCCATCTCCGGTTCCTCAATTACCACCCTTTCCACATCTTTTCTTAGTTTCACCTTTGCCCCAGGCATAAGCCAATATAGTCCCATCAACAGCGGCACAAATTCCCTTTGGCCTGCCGACCATGCCATATAAGGGATGGATTTGCTTTTCTCTCTCTGCTGCAAGACTAACCTTTTTTGAGCGCCATGCCTATCAACCCGAAGGCCGAATCCGCCGAACACATGCTTTGACAGGAGATCCCGATACTCCCTCTTAAGCCGATTTGTTTTAGGGAACAAGACATCAGTGCGGCCAAATTCTTGTTCCATTAAAATACGAAAAGTTTCGCTAAGATCTCGCACAGTAAACGGATCCTCGCTACCAAAGCCTGTAAATGGACGCGGCCAACCGTTGGCAAGGGAAAGCACACGTTGGGCCGGGATATAAAACAAGGAAGATTTTTGAATCCGACGACGCGGACTCGCCAATTCGGCAAGGTCTTCTTGCTGACCATTGACAGTTAATTTACTGGGGGACTCGGTATTCGTACCTTGAAGCCAAATACCGCCCATACCTTCTCCAGTAAATATCAAGAAAGGTTTTCGTATCACTACGTTTCCAATCAATGCCATGCTTTTTTAGCTGACCGTGGATATAGCCGGTGTCGGCGACAAGTTTAAGAAACTGCAGGAAAATGCTTTTTCCTGTAGCCTGAGGTCCGACTAAAATGGTCAAGTCTCCAAATTCCACCTCTGCGCATTTGATTTGCCCGGTGTGTTCTATTTTTAGTGAGGAGATATCCATTTTCTATTTCCTCCCTTTAACTTTTTCAACTCCCGAATCAATCCAGTGTGCCAGAGTAGTTACGTCGTTTATAAGTATAGCCCATAGTAACAACAAAGTCAATCACTTTTTCCTTGACTTTCCAACTACTGATGGATATAATAGCTGAGAGTTGGGAACTGAAAGGTCTCAATTCTCTACTTTCTACTCTCCACTCTACCAATAAGGGGATCACGATAAATGAAGGCTTACTTGCGACTTTTAACTTATCTTAAACCATACCGATGGATGCTTTTATTGGCTTTTGTCTGTATGGGGGCAGGCTCGGTTTGCACTCTGGCTCTGCCGTGGATGATACGTAATCTTATCAAAAAATCCTTAGATACAGGTGACCTGGCCGGCTTGAACCTGGTTATCTTAACGGCCGCCATCATTGTTTTCCTCCTGGCCTTAGCCCGGTATGGGGAACAGTTCTTGATGAACTATGTGGCCCAGCGAATTATTTTCACCCTTAGAAACCAGATATTTACCAGGTTCACTACCCTGTCTTTAAAATATCATATCAGCCGGCGAACCGGGGAAATGATGTCCAGGATTATCAATGATGTGAATATCCTTCAAAGCTTCATTGATTCAACCGTAGTTAAACTCATTCAAGAGCCGTTAGTTCTTTTAGGCGGAATCGGTTTCCTCTTTTATCTTCACTGGAAATTGACCTTGCTTTCCCTTGTCCTGGGACCACTTATTGCCATAACTATCAGTAAATTCGGTCGGAAGATGCGCCGGGTATCTATGCGAATTCAAGAAAAGATAGCCGATTTAACCGCCTTCCTGGAAGAGG includes the following:
- a CDS encoding AAA family ATPase, producing the protein MALIGNVVIRKPFLIFTGEGMGGIWLQGTNTESPSKLTVNGQQEDLAELASPRRRIQKSSLFYIPAQRVLSLANGWPRPFTGFGSEDPFTVRDLSETFRILMEQEFGRTDVLFPKTNRLKREYRDLLSKHVFGGFGLRVDRHGAQKRLVLQQREKSKSIPYMAWSAGQREFVPLLMGLYWLMPGAKVKLRKDVERVVIEEPEMGLHPDAISVVLLLVLELLWRGYKICLSTHSPHILDVVWAMRVIADRQADFTKLLEVFEVRKSDSMKRVAESVGQKTTKVYYFTPDGNTKDISNLNPSSTEWGEAGWGGLTEFSGRVNKIVATVVNDSSKDNN
- a CDS encoding AAA family ATPase — protein: MDISSLKIEHTGQIKCAEVEFGDLTILVGPQATGKSIFLQFLKLVADTGYIHGQLKKHGIDWKRSDTKTFLDIYWRRYGRYLASRYEYRVPQ